From Oryzias melastigma strain HK-1 linkage group LG15, ASM292280v2, whole genome shotgun sequence, one genomic window encodes:
- the LOC112161967 gene encoding placenta-specific protein 9, protein MIQSSYGVIGLLLLLACLTAAGSESDLRPRAVRSSVCQEHTDLHSRMDAVEKRMEGTVENLEAELAALLDAIHDTQWSPLLDKPGQTAVDILQDPEQRGRS, encoded by the exons ATGATCCAGTCCTCCTATGGCGTGATCGGACTCCTCCTCCTTCTAGCTTGCCTCACAGCAGCAG GTTCGGAGTCTGACCTGCGACCTCGAGCGGTGCGTTCAAGTGTCTGTCAAGAACACACGGATCTTCACAGCCGCATGGATGCAGTGGAGAAG AGGATGGAGGGCACAGTGGAGAACCTGGAGGCCGAGCTGGCTGCTCTTCTGGATGCCATCCATGACACACAGTGGAGCCCCCTGCTGGACAAACCAGGACAGACAGCGGTGGACATCCTGCAGGACCCAGAGCAGAGGGGCCGGTCCTGA